The proteins below are encoded in one region of Ostrea edulis chromosome 3, xbOstEdul1.1, whole genome shotgun sequence:
- the LOC125676548 gene encoding melatonin receptor type 1B-A-like — protein sequence MNMETMNRTEFPLSLERIFERFEFVSESPVLGVFLIAILIFATFFGTFGNVLILVSVCKIIKMKSLEYIFIGNLAISDMYVTLIADPMNIVSKLEGEKFFHAFPGLCPAIACLCTISCISSLGSITLMSFSRFIFICHNKYYNILFKKSTCIAMCILLYLVGLFLVLLNFAGIGDHSFDGKSLECIWDRMATYYYTVVFSIVLVWIPVLFTGMFYLCIYCKFRKAGRQVADINSYMHRKSICFARTLFLIYAVFATCWVPYALIIVADRKNTFAHETHLIITTFAHLHPSINWLVYFLTNKNFNLAFNSLTKLARCSKKNRVKIIQVKPIKNKNERIIGN from the exons ATGAATATGGAGACCATGAATCGCACAGAATTTCCACTTTCGCTAGAAAGAATTTTTGAACGTTTTGAGTTCGTATCCGAGTCCCCTGTATTGGGAGTATTTCTCATAGCCATATTAATTTTTGCGACATTTTTCGGCACTTTCGGAAATGTGTTGATTCTGGTATCGGTTTGCAAGATTATCAAGATGAAATCACTGGAGTACATTTTCATCGGAAACCTGGCGATTTCGGACATGTACGTTACTCTGATTGCAGACCCAATGAATATCGTCA GTAAATTGGAAGGAGAGAAATTTTTCCATGCCTTTCCGGGTCTGTGTCCAGCAATCGCGTGCTTGTGCACCATATCTTGCATCAGTTCCCTTGGCTCCATTACTCTCATGAGCTTCAGTcgatttattttcatatgccaTAACAAGTACTAcaacattttattcaaaaaaaGCACGTGCATCGCCATGTGCATTCTTCTTTATCTAGTGGGTCTTTTCTTAGTTCTGCTAAATTTCGCCGGGATTGGGGATCATTCTTTTGACGGCAAGAGCCTGGAATGCATTTGGGACAGAATGGCCACGTACTATTACACCGTGGTATTCTCTATTGTACTTGTGTGGATTCCAGTTTTGTTCACAGGAATGTTTTACTTGTGTATTTACTGTAAATTTCGTAAAGCTGGCAGGCAAGTTGCGGACATCAACTCCTACATGCACCGGAAGTCGATCTGCTTTGCGCGCACCTTGTTTCTGATTTACGCCGTTTTTGCGACATGTTGGGTGCCGTACGCACTTATTATTGTGGCGGACAGGAAGAATACGTTTGCCCATGAAACACATTTGATTATTACAACGTTTGCACATCTGCATCCCTCCATTAATTGGCTGGTTTACTTTCTGACCAATAAAAACTTCAATCTTGCATTTAATTCACTGACAAAGTTGGCCAGGTGTTCTAAAAAAAACAGAGTAAAAATAATACAGGTAAAAcccattaaaaataaaaatgaaaggaTCATAGGGAACTAG
- the LOC125675698 gene encoding melatonin receptor type 1B-A-like, translated as MNESIAVTPGPRVFDRLEFLSESPAVGVFLLIVLIFASLIGTFGNMLILVSLCKSKKMNSLECIFIGNLAISDTYVTLVADPMSIIAKLEGEIFFNALPGLCRTIAYLCTIACVNSLGSITLMSFNRYIFICHHKYYYTLFKKRTCIAMCFGLYLTGLTLVLLNLAGIGDHSFDRKSLECIWDRMDTYYYTVAFSVILVWIPVTITGIFYLKIFLTVRKSTRKITEVTCTDHNQKSVNLARTLFFIYIIFSTCWIPYALIIVVDRNDTFPYEAHLVLTAFGHLHPSINWLVYYFTNKKFHKAFNKLVKLHKLFRLCKMKKKESAIEMSKTVTNSNDMLTKSHNYFSSTATE; from the exons ATGAACGAATCAATCGCAGTAACACCCGGTCCGAGAGTGTTCGATCGGCTGGAGTTCTTGTCGGAGTCCCCAGCAGTGGGCGTGTTTCTACTGATCGTTCTAATATTTGCTTCACTGATCGGAACATTTGGAAACATGCTGATTTTAGTATCCCTTTGCAAGTCTAAGAAGATGAATTCGCTAGAATGTATTTTTATCGGAAATCTTGCAATATCTGACACCTACGTCACACTGGTGGCTGACCCGATGAGCATCATTG cAAAACTAGAGGGTGAGATCTTTTTCAACGCTCTGCCAGGATTATGCCGAACAATAGCCTACTTGTGCACCATTGCTTGTGTAAATTCGCTTGGATCCATAACATTGATGAGCTTTAACCGATATATTTTCATTTGCCACCACAAATACTACTACACACTTTTTAAGAAACGCACCTGCATTGCAATGTGCTTTGGTTTGTACCTAACTGGGTTAACACTTGTGCTGCTGAATTTGGCGGGAATCGGAGATCATTCGTTTGACAGAAAAAGCCTGGAGTGTATATGGGATCGCATGGACACTTATTATTACACTGTGGCATTTTCTGTCATCTTGGTATGGATTCCGGTTACCATCACCGGAATATTTTACTTGAAGATATTCTTAACAGTCCGAAAGAGCACGAGGAAAATAACGGAAGTCACGTGCACAGACCACAACCAGAAATCCGTGAATCTTGCACGTACactattctttatatatattatattttctacCTGCTGGATTCCGTACGCCTTGATTATAGTCGTTGACAGAAATGATACATTTCCATACGAAGCCCACCTGGTTCTCACCGCTTTCGGCCATCTGCACCCCTCCATTAACTGGCTAGTTTACTATTTCACCAATAAGAAATTTCACAAGGCTTTCAACAAACTTGTTAAGTTGCACAAGCTTTTCCGCTTGTGCAAAATGAAGAAGAAAGAATCGGCCATTGAAATGTCCAAGACAGTGACTAACTCCAATGATATGTTAACAAAATCACACAACTATTTTTCTTCTACAGCTACAGAGTAA